In a single window of the Calditrichota bacterium genome:
- a CDS encoding cyclic nucleotide-binding domain-containing protein, with product MSRSKRKAAAIGPERLAAFPIFEGMSSAQLARLWEIVEVREYPAGEVIVQEGESGDALYLLLAGEVEVSKSLTLMVARGNVDTRDKALDRLSAAQSPFFGEMALLDDSHHRTATVRTLTESTLGLLRRKPCMTLCHEDPSLGFLLMRNIASTLATRLDKANKDILKLTTAFSLALRE from the coding sequence GTGTCCAGAAGTAAACGCAAGGCCGCAGCGATTGGGCCGGAAAGGCTCGCCGCCTTTCCCATATTCGAGGGAATGAGCTCGGCGCAGTTGGCGCGCCTGTGGGAGATCGTCGAGGTCAGGGAGTATCCGGCTGGCGAGGTGATCGTTCAGGAAGGAGAGAGCGGCGATGCTCTCTATCTTCTCTTAGCTGGCGAGGTCGAAGTTTCTAAGAGCCTGACCCTCATGGTGGCGCGCGGGAATGTGGACACCCGCGACAAGGCCCTGGACCGGCTGTCCGCGGCGCAGTCGCCTTTTTTCGGCGAGATGGCGCTCCTGGACGATAGCCACCACCGCACCGCTACGGTGCGCACGCTGACGGAATCTACGCTGGGTTTGCTGCGCCGCAAGCCTTGTATGACCCTGTGCCATGAGGACCCCTCCCTCGGTTTCCTCTTGATGCGCAACATTGCTTCGACTTTGGCCACGCGCTTGGACAAGGCGAACAAGGATATTCTCAAGCTCACCACTGCCTTCAGCCTTGCGCTGCGGGAGTGA